The following coding sequences lie in one Mycobacterium sp. DL440 genomic window:
- a CDS encoding cupin domain-containing protein, whose translation MSLWDPKNVPPYPPARYTKDDPEVSAWVRRGDEPSDYDSFGLVKYHYLANQQQTNGDYGLYRVDISPQAGGPGPHFHRGMSEAFFVLSGTVKLYDGNDWTDSNQGDFLYVPPGGIHGFRNEADAPTSLLMLFAPGAPREAYFEGLAQLADLTDTERAEWFVKNDNHFV comes from the coding sequence GTGTCGCTCTGGGACCCCAAGAATGTGCCGCCCTATCCCCCGGCCCGCTACACGAAGGACGACCCGGAGGTCAGCGCGTGGGTCAGGCGCGGGGACGAGCCGTCCGATTACGACTCCTTCGGATTGGTGAAGTACCACTACCTCGCCAATCAACAGCAGACCAATGGGGACTACGGTCTGTACCGCGTCGACATCAGCCCACAGGCCGGCGGCCCCGGTCCGCATTTTCACCGGGGCATGTCCGAGGCCTTCTTCGTCCTGTCAGGCACCGTCAAGCTCTACGACGGGAACGACTGGACGGACAGTAACCAGGGCGATTTCCTGTATGTCCCACCGGGCGGGATCCACGGTTTCCGCAATGAGGCCGATGCGCCGACGTCGTTGCTGATGCTGTTTGCTCCCGGCGCGCCGCGGGAGGCCTATTTCGAGGGGCTCGCCCAGCTGGCCGACCTCACCGACACCGAACGCGCCGAGTGGTTCGTCAAGAACGACAACCACTTCGTCTAG
- a CDS encoding SDR family NAD(P)-dependent oxidoreductase produces MTKWTTAKIPDQSGRTAVITGANTGLGLETARALAAKGAHVVLAVRNLDKGEAAVEWISRSVPDADLELQRLDLGSLASVREAADELREKHERIDLLINNAGVMYPPKETTADGFELQFGTNHLGHFALTGLLLDRLLPVTGSRVVTVSSIGHRINATIHFDDLQWERRYSRVGAYGQSKLANLLFTYELQRRLTGEKTTALAAHPGGSDTELMRHLPGALQRAIPLLKPLFQDAAAGALPTLRAATDPGALGGQYFGPDGPGGSRGYPKVVPSSDQSHDFELQRRLWTVSEELTGVTYPALQDSRA; encoded by the coding sequence ATGACCAAGTGGACCACCGCCAAGATTCCGGACCAATCGGGCCGCACGGCCGTCATCACCGGCGCCAACACCGGACTCGGGCTCGAGACCGCCAGGGCCCTGGCCGCCAAGGGAGCCCACGTCGTACTCGCCGTCCGCAACCTGGACAAAGGAGAGGCCGCCGTCGAGTGGATCTCACGGTCGGTGCCGGACGCCGACCTGGAGCTGCAGCGCCTCGACCTGGGATCGCTGGCGTCAGTACGCGAAGCGGCCGACGAGCTCAGAGAGAAGCACGAGCGCATCGACCTGCTGATCAACAACGCCGGTGTGATGTACCCGCCGAAGGAGACCACCGCCGACGGGTTCGAGCTGCAGTTCGGCACCAACCATCTTGGCCACTTCGCGCTCACCGGTCTGCTGCTGGATCGCCTGCTGCCGGTGACGGGTTCGCGCGTCGTGACGGTCAGCAGCATCGGCCACCGCATCAACGCCACGATCCACTTCGACGACCTGCAGTGGGAGCGGCGCTACAGCCGGGTCGGCGCCTATGGCCAGTCCAAGTTGGCCAACCTGCTGTTCACCTACGAGCTGCAGCGCCGGCTCACCGGCGAGAAGACCACTGCCCTGGCCGCCCACCCGGGCGGTTCGGATACCGAGCTGATGCGCCACCTGCCTGGCGCCCTGCAACGAGCCATCCCGTTGCTCAAGCCGCTCTTTCAGGACGCCGCGGCCGGCGCCCTGCCGACGTTGCGTGCGGCGACGGATCCGGGCGCGCTGGGCGGGCAGTACTTCGGCCCCGACGGCCCCGGCGGGTCACGCGGCTACCCCAAGGTGGTGCCGTCCAGCGACCAGTCGCATGACTTTGAGCTGCAGCGCCGGTTGTGGACGGTGTCCGAGGAGCTGACCGGTGTGACGTACCCCGCCTTGCAGGACTCGCGGGCCTGA
- a CDS encoding TetR/AcrR family transcriptional regulator, with protein MRADAARNRARVLEVAYDTFAADGLSVPIDEIARRAGVGAGTVYRHFPTKDALFQAVIAERIRGVVEEGRTLLAEADPAEAMFTFLRSMVLQWGVADRGLVDALAGSGIDVNAVVPEAEGEYLAVLGDLLTAAQCSGTARDDVTVADVKAILVGCQAMQSYNADVAERVTSVVFDGLRAEGKR; from the coding sequence ATGCGTGCGGATGCGGCGCGGAACCGTGCCCGGGTGCTCGAGGTCGCTTACGACACCTTCGCGGCCGATGGACTGTCCGTGCCCATCGACGAGATCGCCCGCCGGGCCGGCGTCGGCGCAGGCACCGTCTACCGCCACTTCCCGACCAAAGACGCGTTGTTCCAGGCCGTTATCGCCGAACGCATCCGCGGCGTCGTCGAGGAGGGGCGGACCCTGCTTGCCGAGGCCGATCCGGCCGAGGCGATGTTCACGTTCCTGCGGTCGATGGTGCTGCAATGGGGCGTCGCCGACCGCGGCCTGGTCGACGCACTGGCCGGATCGGGCATCGACGTCAACGCCGTGGTTCCCGAGGCCGAGGGCGAATACCTCGCCGTCCTCGGTGATCTGCTGACCGCAGCGCAATGCTCGGGTACGGCGCGAGACGACGTGACGGTCGCGGACGTGAAGGCAATTCTGGTCGGCTGCCAGGCCATGCAGAGTTACAACGCGGACGTGGCCGAGCGGGTCACTTCGGTGGTGTTCGACGGACTGCGGGCGGAAGGAAAACGGTGA
- a CDS encoding sulfotransferase, translating into MTALHFISGLPRSGSTLLAALLRQNPRFQAGMSGPLAGLFDALVAQMSARNEFSVFLDDAKRERILRGLFDSYYSDCVAEVVFDTNRGWCARMPAIAQLFPDAKVIACVRDLPWVIDSIERLVQRNVFSPSSIFNYSPGGTVYTRANDVAAQDGMVGGPYDALKQACFGAQRDRLLVVQYETLTTEPAKVMHAIYEFIGEPVFEHDFGRVDYDVTEFDQRAGTPGLHTVRGEVKAEPRETVLPPDLFNRFVHDAFWRDPGKVPDGLRVV; encoded by the coding sequence GTGACCGCACTTCATTTCATCTCGGGTCTACCGCGATCGGGGTCGACGCTCCTGGCGGCGCTGCTGCGACAGAACCCGCGCTTTCAGGCCGGGATGTCGGGACCCTTGGCGGGCTTGTTCGACGCCTTGGTCGCCCAGATGAGCGCACGCAACGAGTTTTCGGTGTTCCTCGACGACGCCAAGCGGGAGCGCATCCTGCGCGGGTTGTTCGACAGCTACTACTCCGACTGTGTCGCCGAGGTGGTCTTCGACACGAACCGTGGCTGGTGCGCGCGGATGCCGGCGATCGCACAGCTGTTCCCGGATGCGAAAGTCATTGCCTGCGTGCGTGATCTACCGTGGGTGATCGACAGCATCGAACGCCTGGTGCAGCGCAACGTGTTCAGCCCGTCGTCGATCTTCAACTACAGCCCCGGCGGCACCGTCTACACGAGGGCCAATGACGTTGCCGCACAAGACGGTATGGTCGGCGGCCCCTACGACGCACTCAAGCAGGCGTGCTTCGGCGCCCAACGCGACCGCCTGCTGGTGGTGCAGTACGAGACCTTGACCACCGAGCCCGCCAAGGTCATGCACGCCATCTACGAATTCATCGGCGAGCCGGTTTTCGAACACGACTTCGGCCGTGTCGATTACGACGTCACCGAGTTCGACCAACGGGCCGGGACGCCCGGGCTGCACACTGTGCGGGGTGAGGTGAAAGCCGAACCGCGTGAGACCGTGCTGCCGCCGGATCTGTTCAATCGCTTTGTCCACGATGCGTTCTGGCGGGACCCGGGCAAGGTTCCGGACGGCCTGCGCGTCGTGTAG